Proteins from a genomic interval of Phyllopteryx taeniolatus isolate TA_2022b chromosome 3, UOR_Ptae_1.2, whole genome shotgun sequence:
- the acaa2 gene encoding 3-ketoacyl-CoA thiolase, mitochondrial has product MSLLRGVFIVAAKRTPFGTYGGVLKDHSATDLAEHAAKAALAAGGVAPELIDSVIVGNVMQSSADAPYIARHVGLRCGVPIPVPALTVNRLCGSGFQSIINGAQEICVKDSEVVLCGGSESMSQAPYAVRNIRFGTKFGLDLKLEDTLWAGLTDLHVKIPMGITAENLAEKYKITREDCDNYAYQSQQRWKAAHEAGRYTAEIAPIDLKSKKGQVSMAEDEHPRPQTTMEQMAKLPTVFKKGGTVTAANASGVSDGAAALVIASEDALSQHKLTPLARIVAYHVSGCDPSIMGIGPVPAITEALKKAGLSLSDMDLVEVNEAFASQYLAVSKALGLDPEKSNVNGGAIAIGHPLGASGARITAHLVHELRRRGGKYAVGSACIGGGQGIAIVLEQC; this is encoded by the exons ATGTCACTGCTCAGAG GGGTCTTCATTGTAGCCGCCAAGCGCACTCCATTCGGCACCTACGGCGGCGTCCTGAAGGATCACAGTGCAACAGACCTGGCCGAGCATGCGGCCAAAGCGGCCCTGGCGGCGGGCGGTGTAGCGCCCGAGCTCATCGACAGCGTcatcgtggggaacgtcatgcAG AGCTCAGCAGACGCCCCCTACATCGCACGCCATGTTGGTCTGAGGTGTGGCGTTCCCATCCCGGTGCCCGCTCTCACTGTCAATAGGCTGTGTGGCTCTGGTTTCCAGTCGATCATCAATGGGGCTCAG GAGATTTGTGTGAAGGACTCAGAAGTGGTGTTGTGTGGTGGTTCAGAGAGCATGAGCCAGGCTCCGTACGCCGTTCGCAACATTCGATTCGGTACAAAGTTTGGACTCGATCTCAAG ctggaggACACCTTGTGGGCGGGGTTGACTGACCTACACGTAAAAATCCCGATGGGCATTACAGCAGAAAACCTGGCTGAGAAGTACAAAATAACACGAGAGGATTGTGACAACTACGCGTACCAGTCGCAGCAAAGATGGAAAGCAG CTCACGAGGCTGGCCGCTACACTGCAGAAATCGCTCCAATTGATCTGAAATCAAAGAAAGGCCAAGTGTCCATGGCTGAGGATGAACACCCTCGTCCTCAGACCACAATGGAACAGATGGCTAAACTTCCTACCGTCTTCAAGAAGGGAGGCACCGTTACTGCTGCTAATGCTTCA GGCGTGTCAGACGGTGCTGCTGCATTGGTGATTGCCAGCGAGGATGCACTCAGTCAACACAAGCTCACTCCACTGGCCAGAATTGTGGCCTATCATGTGTCGGGCTGCGACCCGAGCATCATGGGAATCG GCCCCGTTCCGGCCATCACAGAGGCTCTGAAAAAAGCCGGACTATCGCTTAGTGACATGGACCTGGTGGAG GTGAATGAGGCTTTTGCTTCCCAGTACTTGGCTGTGTCCAAGGCCCTCGGACTGGATCCAGAAAAAAGCAACGTCAATGGCGGCGCTATTGCCATCGGACATCCTCTTGGCGCTTCGGGGGCTCGCATCACCGCTCACCTGGTTCATGAGCTCAG GCGACGAGGCGGCAAGTACGCCGTCGGATCGGCTTGCATCGGAGGCGGTCAAGGAATCGCCATCGTCCTCGAACAGTGCTGA
- the mrpl40 gene encoding 39S ribosomal protein L40, mitochondrial produces the protein MAAAVFRCIGRILVRQKAPTGVVSTEKGGVSSPWFTAMMTLRTSAPLSAEPKKKKKVDPRRELMMRERLKKKLKKLERVPPEFIPIEDFVTPAKCLDETRVRSAPRLSFDESESRARLLKEWGRYKHEQHLAEMQAIELALESQKEALDELKAESEELYQAALKPDPLLFPFSHEGPVYTPPKTNYEAPDGKYTDVTKVYTQ, from the exons ATGGCAGCGGCTGTATTTCGTTGTATCGGTAGGATATTAGTCCGACAGAAAGCTCCGACGGG GGTTGTTTCGACAGAAAAAGGTGGCGTTAGCAGTCCTTGGTTTACTGCGATGATGACACTAAGGACGTCTGCTCCTCTCAG TGCGGagcccaagaagaagaagaaagtggacCCCAGAAGAGAGCTGATGATGAGGGAGAGGCTGAAGAAGAAGCTGAAGAAGTTGGAGAGGGTTCCACCTGAGTTCATCCCCATCGAGGACTTTGTCACTCCAGCTAAATGTTTGGATGAGACCAG ggtCCGTTCCGCTCCCAGGCTGTCTTTCGATGAAAGCGAAAGCCGAGCTCGGCTACTGAAGGAGTGGGGTCGATACAAACAC GAGCAACACTTGGCTGAGATGCAAGCCATCGAGCTTGCCCTGGAATCCCAGAAGGAGGCTCTGGATGAGCTCAAAGCTGAATCTGAGGAGCTTTACCAAGCGGCGCTGAAGCCAGACCCCCTCCTGTTCCCTTTCTCCCACGAGGGCCCCGTATACACGCCGCCAAAGACCAACTACGAAGCGCCTGATGGAAAGTACACTGATGTCACGAAAGTCTACACACAGTGA
- the c3h22orf39 gene encoding UPF0545 protein C22orf39 homolog: protein MERSEERQWRTPRDCSDYWSEYRHCKSLWNRFHHYYTYGSSPSCQQWKEDYYNCQACENNTSTEAKEALQRSERNRVAEQRKFPPVWELRRDPPSDWHLPLNHEKPQDS, encoded by the exons ATGGAGAGGTCTGAAGAGAGACAATGGAGg ACACCAAGGGACTGCAGTGACTACTGGAGTGAATACAGACACTGCAAGAGCTTGTGGAATCGTTTCCATCACTACTACACTTACGGTAGCTCTCCATCTTGTCAGCAGTGGAAAGAGGACTACTACAACTGCCAAGCATGCGAGAACAACACAAGCACTGAGGCAAAG GAAGCACTGCAGAGAAGTGAAAGGAACAGAGTAGCAGAACAGAGGAAGTTCCCCCCAGTGTGGGAGCTGAGACGAGACCCCCCCAGTGACTGGCACCTGCCCCTCAACCATGAAAAACCTCAGGACTCTTAA